A window from Cydia strobilella chromosome 9, ilCydStro3.1, whole genome shotgun sequence encodes these proteins:
- the LOC134744377 gene encoding small subunit processome component 20 homolog: MKIKPVKHKTTNTFRFVPFAERINSIDIRHAALYHIEHAYTEQPEENETHFHLALRKWHGLNLTLNFKKFKKEVFGVITVPQLVHRKDDVVEILEKYLNLEDQLCLQPLLEILVSLAKDLRDDFYPYFPRFLDILIRLLKTKDAERLEWTLVCLAFLFKILKPYLKKDLAVVLKRIIPLLSESQPQYINNFAAESFAFVARDIRDKKKFIELILNYLQTNDDAISGCGHLIFEIIKGVPGKFHSCVETFIPLLLQHLKEYRPHQEILFKLLTQTFEDSLQTINYKEFSIFWTSILKYTEEILKEDKQNKGLEFILRLAGQVIEHQKGKYLINPPQFVLVLIKVICEQSAENVLQVCAQIGALLLLSPNVSLSQEHAGIIVKVLLPLPFPNILVNFVQNVIDYTQFDMHILPPFLKYVIQSDFDKDAMTTLSKICLKKSPLSMNGIKLFEWVKYPLDFGPNLPMFMEHFSRIINDDINNIIEDPLKLMHVLFCLPHIDKINIDSCVTALSQLISKLVHILTSYNLENQSGGNKYHCSTTELSKSARKVLFILANAMESAIHISSCRNLKAICDIDTLLPVILPYAADPNYLAALHLTDLYLAACEQDNILSSPVLAMIDSYLNANVSSPFHVIRLLTTHIYKLFENTEPLNKTAQVGGTTEKLSVFSMCYSVESTVPSIQEYRAQQNTLQKMVFNTTQYALIKDTDFHLYPINYMFGVLYMNFKLLWEPVTEFIASYGNSLATDEFWPIFYKMLQTAFDNAKKNLKQFKFDDEFECDFDLLKEIYAEHNNISERPDVYNYRDLLLKAMTNCIQVCETRNRDVVVLFLNFIEEEYKRTDKANALKIDVESRSNAMNVDDDKPDEENVNDANVEDITDIVEDVKETVSGKVTFKTLINVMQVLAQFKNPRALHKESVFWELYMEFLKHKNAGLQKFALDCVINYKNKSIVAYKSNLYNLVDDKKFKDELTLFKITEDAQNIHADDREHVIPIILRILYGKMTSKMATDKKGGGQTRRSLIMRYVAGCNEKELKMFVEMAFSHVKHYITMQPKEIYESIVSTLDLKSVIIPGKLHSILNLFEVVREYFGGYLKDELLSDLLKIFISVCSTVGAVLAHGDKVHVGYSKVMKNLRTLAIGILTKLFDQFDKYTWSSDELNVLFETLIWPLMSKLHIEGIHSPTALLKLLNTWCQNPRYYVLLVTCPEQDPSLSAIPEIFKLLLAPKTTPVVVNMILDMVEKLLTLTEDEEDKELPAIVPLNTTQVESNTDLSVEMNFGSKILIPHIPSILEVMKRRIANSAKSNTMNKRDLLILSRVTELVASPELCDDLLTLLLPILVKKVCMNMAEENMEHAVNTIINLLGHSTNPQTYIKNIAVLFNKITLIDVRKLLLKLLSSIAETAPKNKEILARISNVISEMNAFNKRWIEQPDFDRRLDAYKTIYQLLDDNQIDLDLAILIVNNCFYFIRTEKDIGLRDGAAICLKKILPKLLLKYWSATDGQFLVRDTVLSLISNGIRDSKNEILRNESINLLGELARDCPSTDVVLSDLAHLTNNEDREVDFFDNMCHLQMHRRVRALMKFCKVAKKITKCPSPRTLTNFILPLATIYICDDKYTDKNTLIDACIETVSTCCRLLPWYHYEVILKLYLNKMRHASDHQKQLTRLVVSILDAFHFDFSKAKNIELPKALLANIDNRPQKNKKGKEDKTVNGGIVKAKNNEKDEELIDDDEGNDEKESGEAEKSTENLEETQIDIDSELKAADAEAETEEPVSKEVATVPAFERVTQVPPSLAKRIIKSLSAGLLPQLNRAIGKLTEHEESHKVNRRRLGLERQAEDMLRVPIALALVKLLQRLPGDVLRHHLPGIIIKLCSFLKSPLKQVRITARDIVKKIMVTIGTAYIGILLQHLTLLLTRGFQVHVLVATIHSVLDALKTDFKPGELNENLDYILDVCANDLFGALSEEKEVDKLHYKTPEAKPSKKSYVTLMIVSQNITESCLINLLLPFKEVLQKHQSKKIVTKVQEALTHITSGLVTNKFIDIESLFIFLHGIASESIPEFVLGAPKREITQKQKEKMLIAKPDCFIIPETPKRNKEVQAKHVKVSAKANAHVLVEFSLNILYVILKREKVARVECRAFVDPLIPLLVDALRSDHVKVTTVALKCIGTLWTIRVSTPTLEEMVKDIVKTMFLILHKYATFEISKQNDNYHLVRNAFKAITVLIRNVKYYTMEADQLKTLLLYAEEDCQNDEKQASSFSLLKAILEAKLVSTELHEVMEKVSKICILSESARSRDEARAIFVMYLTNYSPGKRLERYIQFFVAQLNYELQHGRESSLKFLEMIISKLQVAQLTKQSDYLLLALGACMLNDSAPSCRAAAAACIELMLTRFPAVERNKLFDLITTFFEDTQPVHFELAAQLSIRFVNVEGDEFKSRLTTILPLVSGKVLLLTNDIGTGRFVKIQLEHADDKTDEEKQREKDHSLIQMLNLIDKITVQCESSLKNKKYINDYDEIAQQCQALLAYPHAWVRLRAAKVIHQILLSVDPQELDVIVRKKVESDRGFIFDNTEEALRSLVLDLCAQYTAGVSQEMAEQVTAVLFQILKLVHSLPSFKLPSKIKDEADMEGGGKVNIRWILFKLRKACNVEVAKAPGSMNIRISIFTMLLHLISSFETNDINSIVDILLPPLVREMSTGDPMAPASPVKQLATRVGKKLRRRIGDIEYSKLLAEAQTRLNIRRAERKKVLLQEKVNNPEKAAKRKLQLKEKKKQSKKMKLEMMQGKRPRPKKRKAEDFDIEDALLGDD, encoded by the exons ATGAAGATTAAACCTGTAAAACATAAAACAACCAACACCTTTCGG TTTGTTCCTTTCGCTGAACGGATTAACTCTATAGACATCCGACATGCAGCCCTTTACCACATAGAGCACGCATATACTGAGCAACCTGAAGAAAATGAAACTCACTTCCATCTCGCCTTAAGGAAATGGCATGGACTAAACTTAACACTAAACttcaaaaagtttaagaaagaAGTCTTTGGAGTTATAACAGTTCCACAGTTGGTCCATAGGAAGGACGATGTGgtagaaatattagaaaaatatttaaatttagaagACCAACTGTGCCTACAACCTTTACTGGA AATTCTGGTGTCACTTGCCAAAGACCTGAGAGATGACTTCTATCCATACTTCCCAAGATTTCTGGACATCTTGATAAGACtactaaaaacaaaagacgCAGAAAGGCTTGAATGGACACTGGTCTGCCTTGCATTTCTTTTCAAGATCCTTAAACCATACCTTAAGAAAGATCTAGCAGTAGTGCTGAAGAGGATAATACCACTGTTGAGTGAATCACAGCCACAGTATATCAATAATTTTGCAGCGGAGAGCTTCGCATTTGTGGCTCGGGATATACGAGACAAGAAGAAGTTCATTGAACTTATATTGAATTATCTGCAGACAAATGATGAT GCAATATCAGGATGTGGCCACCTCATATTTGAAATCATTAAAGGTGTACCTGGCAAGTTCCACAGCTGCGTTGAAACCTTCATTCCACTGCTTTTACAACACTTGAAAGAATACAGACCACACCAGGAAATACTCTTCAAGCTCCTCACACAAACATTCGAGGACAGCTTGCAGACAATCAATTATAAAGAATTCTCCATATTCTGGACAAGTATTCTGAAATATACAGAAGAGATACTTAAAGAAGATAAACAAAATAAAGGCCTTGAATTTATACTGAGACTTGCTGGTCAAGTGATAGAACACCAGAAAggaaaatacctaataaatccCCCACAGTTTGTTCTCGTCCTGATCAAAGTTATTTGTGAGCAATCAGCTGAAAATGTTCTTCAAGTTTGTGCCCAAATAGGAGCATTGTTACTCCTCTCTCCAAATGTGTCATTATCTCAAGAACATGCTGGGATCATAGTAAAAGTACTACTGCCATTACCATTCCCAAACATTCTCGTAAATTTTGTGCAAAATGTCATTGACTATACCCAATTTGACATGCACATATTGCCAccttttttaaaatatgtcatCCAATCTGATTTTGACAAAGATGCTATGACCACACTTAGTAAAATATGCCTTAAGAAGTCACCACTGTCCATGAATGGTATAAAACTTTTTGAGTGGGTTAAATATCCCCTTGATTTTGGACCAAACCTCCCTATGTTTATGGAGCACTTCTCAAGAataattaatgatgacattaacAATATCATTGAAGATCCTTTGAAATTGATGCATGTGCTGTTCTGCCTGCCGcatattgataaaataaatattgatagttGTGTGACTGCATTGAGTCAACTTATATCTAAGCTGGTTCACATATTGACAAGTTACAACCTGGAAAATCAGTCAGGTGGCAATAAATACCATTGCAGCACTACAGAACTATCTAAGAGTGCAAGAAAAGTCCTATTCATACTTGCAAATGCAATGGAAAGTGCTATCCACATTTCCAGCTGTAGAAACTTGAAAGCAATTTGTGACATAGATACACTGTTGCCTGTGATATTGCCATATGCTGCAGATCCTAACTACTTGGCAGCATTGCATTTGACAGATTTGTATTTGGCAGCATGTGAGCAAGACAATATTTTGTCTTCCCCTGTACTGGCAATGATTGATTCTTATCTCAATGCCAATGTTTCTTCTCCATTTCATGTG attcgcCTGTTAACTACACATATTTACAAACTGTTTGAGAACACGGAACCACTAAACAAAACTGCTCAAGTAGGAGGCACTACTGAAAAATTATCAGTATTCAGCATGTGTTACTCTGTGGAATCTACTGTTCCCTCCATCCAAGAATACAGAGCACAACAGAACACACTACAGAAGATGGTTTTCAATACTACACAGTATGCACTAATAAAAGATACAGATTTCCACCTATATCCCATAAATTATATGTTTGGGGTGTTGTatatgaattttaaattattatgggAGCCAGTCACCGAATTCATTGCCAGTTACGGCAATTCTCTTGCTACTGATGAGTTTTGGCCTATTTTCTACAAAATGCTTCAAACCGCTTTTGACAATGCAAAAAAGaatttaaaacaattcaagTTTGATGACGAATTCGAATGTGACTTTGATCTATTGAAAGAAATCTATGCAGAACATAATAATATCTCAGAAAGACCAGACGTATATAATTACAGAGACCTGTTATTGAAAGCGATGACTAATTGTATTCAGGTGTGTGAAACAAGAAACAGAGATGTAGTGGTATTGTTTTTGAACTTTATTGAAGAAGAATATAAGAGAACTGACAAAGCGAATGCCCTTAAAATTGACGTAGAAAGCAGAAGTAATGCCATGAATGTTGATGATGATAAACCGGATGAAGAAAATGTTAATGACGCTAATGTAGAAGATATTACGGATATTGTAGAAGATGTCAAAGAAACTGTTTCTGGAAAAGTTACATTTAAAACTCTTATCAATGTGATGCAAGTTTTAGCACAGTTTAAAAATCCAAGAGCACTTCATAAAGAGTCAGTATTCTGGGAACTTTACATGGAATTTTTGAAACATAAAAACGCCGGTCTACAGAAGTTTGCCTTAGATTGTGtcataaactacaaaaacaaaagcATAGTTGCATATAAAAGCAATTTGTACAATTTAGTAGACGACAAAAAGTTTAAAGACGAATTGACTTTATTCAAAATTACTGAAGACGCACAAAATATTCACGCGGATGATAGAGAACATGTGATCCCAATCATCCTCAGAATTCTTTACGGGAAGATGACGTCTAAAATGGCGACAGATAAGAAAGGAGGCGGTCAAACTAGGAGATCTCTAATCATGAGATATGTGGCTGGCTGTAATGAGAAAGAACTGAAAATGTTTGTTGAAATGGCATTCTCTCATGTAAAGCACTACATCACAATGCAACCCAAAGAAATATATGAAAGCATTGTCTCTACCTTAGACTTAAAATCCGTAATTATTCCAGGAAAGTTACATAGCATTCTGAATTTGTTCGAAGTGGTACGTGAATATTTCGGAGGATACCTGAAGGATGAATTGTTATCAGATTTATTAAAGATATTTATATCTGTGTGTTCAACGGTGGGGGCTGTTCTGGCCCACGGGGACAAAGTTCATGTTGGTTATTCTAAAGTAATGAAAAACCTCAGAACATTAGCCATAGGTATACTGACAAAGCTATTTGACCAGTTTGATAAGTATACTTGGAGTTCGGATGAGCTGAATGTTTTATTTGAAACACTGATCTGGCCTCTAATGTCAAAATTACACATTGAAGGTATTCACAGTCCAACTGCACTTTTGAAGCTATTGAACACGTGGTGCCAAAATCCAAGATATTACGTTTTGCTTGTGACTTGTCCAGAACAGGATCCCTCACTGAGTGCAATACCTGAGATATTCAAACTTCTACTGGCGCCAAAAACTACTCCTGTAGTTGTTAATATGATTCTAGATATGGTTGAAAAGTTATTAACCTTAACAGAAGACGAAGAGGACAAGGAACTACCTGCTATTGTGCCATTAAACACTACGCAAGTAGAGTCTAATACTGACTTGTCTGTTGAGATGAATTTTGGCAGCAAAATTTTGATACCACACATTCCAAGCATATTGGAAGTTATGAAAAGACGCATCGCAAACTCAGCTAAGTCAAATACCATGAACAAAAGAGACTTGCTGATACTTTCGCGGGTCACAGAACTTGTGGCTTCGCCAGAATTATGTGACGATCTTCTGACCCTTTTACTACCAATACTTGTTAAGAAAGTGTGCATGAAtatggcagaagaaaatatggaGCATGCAGTCAATACCATTATTAACTTATTAGGTCACAGCACTAATCCTCAAACATATATCAAGAATATTGCTGTACTTTTCAACAAAATAACTCTAATTGATGTTAGGAAACTCCTACTTAAACTGTTGTCTTCAATAGCAGAAACAGCTcctaaaaacaaagaaattctCGCTCGTATTAGCAACGTAATATCCGAAATGAACGCCTTCAACAAGCGATGGATCGAGCAGCCTGATTTTGATAGGAGACTAGATGCATACAAGACAATTTACCAGTTGCTAGATGACAACCAAATCGATCTAGATCTCGCTATACTAATTGTCAACAACTGTTTCTATTTCATCCGGACTGAAAAGGATATAGGATTGCGTGATGGAGCCGCTATATGTTTAAAGAAGATTCTTCCAAAATTGCTTTTAAAATATTGGTCAGCCACTGATGGTCAGTTTTTAGTTCGCGATACTGTTTTATCTCTTATATCAAACGGCATCAGAGACTCAAAGAACGAAATACTAAGGAACGAAAGTATAAATCTCCTTGGTGAACTAGCGAGGGATTGTCCAAGTACCGACGTAGTTTTATCAGACCTGGCGCATTTGACCAATAACGAGGACAGAGAAGTAGACTTCTTCGATAACATGTGCCATTTACAAATGCACAGGCGCGTTAGAGCACTAATGAAGTTCTGCAAAGTAGCCAAGAAAATTACTAAATGTCCTTCTCCAAGAACGCTCACCAATTTTATCTTGCCATTGGCTACGATTTACATATGCGACGACAAATACACAGATAAAAACACCTTGATAGACGCGTGTATAGAAACAGTTTCAACTTGCTGTAGATTACTTCCTTGGTACCATTATGAGGTGATATTGAAGTTGTATCTGAACAAAATGCGTCACGCTTCAGATCATCAGAAACAATTGACGCGATTGGTCGTCAGCATTCTAGATGCTTTCCACTTTGATTTCTCTAAAGCTAAGAATATTGAGTTGCCTAAAGCTTTGCTAGCTAACATTGATAATAGACCACAGAAGAATAAGAAAGGAAAAGAAGACAAGACTGTAAACGGTGGTATTGTAAAAGCAAAGAATAATGAAAAGGACGAAGAACTAATAGACGATGATGAAGGAAATGATGAAAAAGAAAGTGGTGAGGCTGAAAAAAGTACAGAGAATTTAGAAGAGACGCAAATAGATATAGATTCAGAATTAAAAGCTGCCGATGCAGAAGCAGAAACTGAAGAGCCAGTGAGTAAAGAGGTTGCAACCGTGCCGGCTTTTGAGAGGGTCACGCAAGTCCCACCGTCTCTGGCGAAGAGAATTATCAAGTCTTTGTCAGCAGGGTTGCTTCCACAGCTCAATCG CGCTATCGGCAAGCTGACAGAGCATGAAGAGTCCCACAAGGTGAACCGCCGGCGTTTGGGCCTGGAGCGGCAAGCGGAAGACATGCTGCGAGTGCCAATCGCCCTGGCTTTAGTTAAACTGCTGCAGCGGCTGCCTGGCGATGTGCTGCGACATCACCTGCCTGG TATCATCATAAAACTCTGTTCATTCCTGAAATCGCCGCTAAAACAAGTGCGAATCACAGCTCGAGACATCGTCAAGAAAATCATGGTCACCATCGGAACTGCCTATATAGGCATCCTGCTACAACACCTCACTCTACTCCTCACGAGAGGATTCCAAGTACATGTATTAGTAGCTACGATACATTCCGTCTTAGATGCTTTGAAAACAGATTTCAAACCTGGAGAACTGAATGAAAATTTGGACTACATTTTAGATGTTTGTGCTAATGATCTATTTGGAGCATTATCTGAAGAAAAAGAGGTTGATAAACTACATTATAAAACACCAGAAGCTAAGCCTAGTAAGAAAAGTTATGTGACGTTGATGATAGTATCTCAGAACATAACAGAATCATGCCTTATCAACTTACTTTTACCTTTCAAAGAGGTTCTACAAAAACACCAATCGAAGAAAATCGTTACAAAAGTTCAAGAAGCTCTAACACATATAACCAGTGGTTTAGTGACAAACAAATTCATAGACATCGAATCactattcatatttttacacGGTATAGCGTCAGAAAGCATTCCTGAATTTGTACTTGGTGCACCTAAAAGAGAAATAACACAGAAACAAAAAGAAAAGATGCTTATAGCTAAGCCTGATTGTTTTATAATCCCAGAAACGCCTAAGAGAAATAAGGAAGTGCAAGCAAAACATGTAAAGGTATCGGCTAAAGCTAACGCTCATGTCTTAGTTGAATTCAGTTTGAACATTCTATACGTGATCCTTAAGAGAGAGAAGGTTGCAAGAGTGGAATGCAGGGCGTTCGTGGATCCATTAATACCTTTACTAGTAGATGCGTTGAGGAGCGACCATGTCAAAGTAACTACTGTAGCCTTGAAATGTATTGGAACGCTATGGACTATAAGAGTCAGTACGCCGACTCTCGAAGAAATGGTGAAAGATATTGTGAAGACTATGTTCCtgattttacataaatatgctACGTTTGAAATTAGCAAACAGAACGACAATTACCATTTAGTTAGGAATGCATTTAAA GCAATCACAGTTCTCATCCGAAACGTGAAATACTACACAATGGAAGCCGACCAACTGAAAACGCTTTTACTGTACGCCGAGGAGGATTGCCAGAACGACGAGAAACAAGCGAGCTCATTCTCCTTACTGAAAGCTATTTTAGAGGCTAAACTCGTTTCCACGGAGCTTCACGAGGTTATGGAGAAAGTATCTAAGATATGTATCTTGAGCGAATCAGCGAGATCAAG AGACGAAGCTCGAGCCATATTCGTGATGTACTTGACTAACTACTCGCCGGGCAAGCGGCTGGAGCGTTACATCCAGTTCTTCGTGGCACAGCTCAACTACGAGCTACAACATGGCAGAGAATCCTCGCTCAAGTTCCTGGAGATGATCATCAGCAAGCTGCAAGTG GCGCAGCTCACCAAGCAAAGCGACTACCTCCTGCTGGCCCTGGGCGCTTGCATGCTGAACGACTCGGCGCCCTcgtgccgcgccgccgccgccgcctgcaTCGAGCTCATGCTCACTAGGTTCCCTGCCGTGGAGAGGAATAAACTGTTCGATCTGATCACCACGTTCTTTGAGGACACGCag CCGGTACACTTCGAGCTCGCAGCCCAACTGAGCATACGCTTCGTCAACGTCGAGGGCGACGAATTCAAAAGCCGACTCACCACCATATTACCGCTAGTCAGCGGCAAAGTCCTCCTCCTAACCAACGACATAGGCACCGGACGCTTCGTCAAGATACAACTAGAACACGCGGACGACAAGACTGACGAGGAAAAACAGAGAGAAAAAGATCACAGTCTGATACAAATGCTCAATCTAATCGATAAGATCACTGTCCAATGCGAGTCTAGtttgaaaaataagaaatatataaaCGATTATGATGAAATAGCGCAGCAATGTCAAGCGTTGCTAGCGTATCCTCACGCTTGGGTTAGATTAAGGGCTGCGAAAGTTATACACCAGATTTTGTTATCCGTTGATCCTCAAGAGTTAGATGTGATAGTTAGAAAGAAGGTTGAAAGTGATAGaggttttatttttgataatacGGAGGAGGCGTTGAGGAGTTTGGTGTTGGATTTGTGTGCGCAGTACACTGCTGGTGTTTCACAAGAAATGGCTGAACAG GTCACAGCAGTACTATTCCAAATTTTGAAGCTAGTGCACTCTCTGCCGAGCTTCAAGCTGCCGAGTAAAATAAAGGACGAGGCCGACATGGAAGGCGGTGGGAAGGTCAACATTCGCTGGATACTGTTCAAGCTCAGGAAGGCCTGCAACGTGGAGGTCGCTAAGGCGCCGGGCTCCATGAATATC CGCATCTCAATCTTCACCATGCTGCTTCACTTAATCAGCTCCTTCGAAACCAACGACATCAACTCTATAGTGGACATCCTTCTACCGCCGTTAGTTCGCGAAATGTCCACCGGCGACCCGATGGCGCCTGCGTCGCCCGTCAAGCAACTCGCCACGCGGGTCGGCAAGAAGCTAAGAAGGAGAATAGGGGATATTGAGTATAGCAAGTTGCTGGCTGAGGCGCAGACCAGGCTCAATATTAGGAGGGCGGAGCGGAAAAAG GTGTTATTACAAGAAAAAGTCAACAACCCCGAGAAGGCGGCTAAGAGGAAGCTTCAACTGAAGGAAAAGAAGAAACAGTCGAAGAAGATGAAGCTAGAAATGATGCAGGGCAAGCGGCCGCGCCCCAAGAAGAGGAAAGCGGAAGATTTCGACATCGAGGACGCGCTGTTGGGAGATGACTAG